In Nitrospira sp., a single genomic region encodes these proteins:
- the kdpA gene encoding potassium-transporting ATPase subunit KdpA: MTINGIAQIALYFVVLLGLAKPLGWFMARVYEGKPCGLDRLLGPVERAMYRLCGIRSTDEMDWKTYGIAMLFFNAAGLLFLYGLQRLQHLLPLNPAGLGAVSPDLAFNTAASFATNTNWQAYGGETTLSYLTQMLGLTVQNFVSAATGMAILVALIRGLSRRSSTTIGNFWVDMVRSTLYILLPLSLLLSLLLVSQGVVQTFDASRTATLVQPAGYDKPVTDSNGRPVLDEQGKPKVESVTVSEQVLAVGPAASQIAIKQLGTNGGGFFSVNSAHPFENPTPWSNFLEVLAIVLIPASLCHTFGVMIGDTRQGWAILAAMAILLFCFIPVGLWAEQRGNPWLTSAGMDQQASEDQAGGNMEGKELRFGITGSVLWSAATTAASNGSVNSMHDSYTPLGGLVPLFLMQFGEVVFGGAGSGLYGMIVFAIVAVFVAGLMVGRTPEYLGKKIEPYEMKLASLLILIMPLIVLGCTALAVSTSAGTSSVLNPGAHGFSEMLYAFTSQANNNGSAFAGLNVNTPFYNLVGSFAMLISRFWLAIPTLALAGALARKRPVPAGPGTLPTHTALFVVLLIGVVIMVGALTFLPALALGPVVEHLLMQGR; the protein is encoded by the coding sequence ATGACGATCAACGGGATTGCCCAAATTGCCCTCTATTTCGTCGTGTTGTTGGGATTGGCCAAGCCGTTGGGCTGGTTCATGGCGCGAGTGTATGAAGGTAAGCCGTGCGGATTGGACCGGTTGCTCGGTCCTGTTGAACGGGCCATGTATCGGCTCTGCGGGATTCGTTCCACCGACGAAATGGATTGGAAAACCTACGGCATCGCCATGTTGTTCTTCAATGCCGCAGGTCTCCTGTTCCTGTACGGACTGCAGCGGCTGCAGCATCTCCTGCCGTTGAACCCAGCCGGCCTCGGGGCCGTCTCACCGGATCTGGCGTTCAACACCGCCGCGAGCTTCGCAACGAACACGAATTGGCAGGCCTATGGAGGCGAAACGACATTGAGTTACCTGACGCAGATGTTGGGCCTGACGGTTCAAAACTTCGTGTCGGCGGCGACGGGCATGGCTATTCTCGTCGCCTTGATTCGTGGCTTGTCGCGCCGCAGTTCGACGACGATCGGGAATTTTTGGGTCGATATGGTCCGGAGCACGCTGTACATTCTTCTTCCCCTCTCGCTGCTCCTCTCCCTTCTCTTGGTGTCTCAAGGCGTCGTGCAGACATTCGATGCCTCTCGGACGGCGACGCTGGTGCAGCCGGCCGGCTACGACAAGCCTGTCACGGATTCGAATGGTCGGCCTGTGCTCGATGAACAGGGGAAACCAAAAGTAGAATCCGTCACGGTCAGCGAACAGGTGCTTGCAGTAGGACCCGCGGCGTCACAGATCGCCATCAAACAACTCGGCACCAACGGCGGAGGATTTTTCAGCGTGAATAGCGCGCATCCGTTCGAGAATCCGACGCCATGGTCCAATTTTCTCGAGGTCTTGGCGATCGTCCTGATCCCCGCTTCGCTGTGCCACACCTTCGGCGTCATGATTGGAGATACGCGCCAAGGCTGGGCCATCCTCGCCGCGATGGCGATCCTTCTTTTCTGTTTCATCCCGGTCGGGCTGTGGGCTGAACAGAGAGGGAATCCCTGGCTGACGAGCGCCGGCATGGATCAGCAGGCATCCGAGGATCAGGCCGGGGGCAACATGGAAGGCAAGGAACTGCGTTTCGGTATCACCGGTTCGGTCCTCTGGTCTGCGGCGACCACCGCGGCGTCCAACGGGTCGGTGAACTCGATGCATGATTCCTATACTCCGCTGGGCGGATTGGTCCCGCTGTTCCTCATGCAATTCGGTGAAGTGGTCTTCGGCGGGGCGGGGTCAGGGCTGTACGGCATGATCGTGTTCGCCATCGTCGCCGTGTTCGTTGCCGGATTGATGGTGGGGCGGACACCGGAATATCTTGGAAAGAAAATCGAACCCTATGAAATGAAACTGGCGTCATTGCTCATTCTGATCATGCCGCTGATCGTGCTTGGCTGTACGGCACTCGCGGTCAGCACGAGCGCCGGCACGTCGTCCGTGTTGAATCCCGGAGCCCATGGATTCAGTGAGATGTTGTACGCCTTTACGTCCCAGGCCAACAACAATGGCAGTGCGTTCGCCGGCCTGAACGTCAATACACCGTTCTATAATCTCGTGGGAAGTTTTGCGATGTTGATCTCCCGGTTTTGGCTGGCCATTCCGACTCTGGCGCTGGCAGGCGCCCTGGCCAGGAAAAGACCGGTACCGGCCGGACCCGGAACGTTGCCGACCCACACCGCCTTGTTTGTCGTCCTTCTTATCGGCGTGGTCATCATGGTCGGGGCGTTGACATTTCTGCCGGCCCTGGCGCTGGGGCCCGTGGTCGAACACCTGTTGATGCAAGGGCGGTAA
- the kdpB gene encoding potassium-transporting ATPase subunit KdpB, producing the protein MMATSDTPRSLFDAPVVRHAMLDAVFKLYPRHQIKNPVMFVVWVGCLVATVLFVQALGGAGEAPTWFIFSITVWLWITVFLANFAEAMAEGRGKAQADSLRRSRLELTAKKLGSIESGREHHAGWRHKFQRCDTFSAVQANLLKKDDVVLVEAGDYVPLDGDVIDGVASVDESAITGESAPVIRESGGDRCAVTGGTKVLSDWLIVQVTTNPGESFLDRMIAMVEGAARQKTPNELALNILLAALTIVFLLATVTLLPFSLYSVTAAGQGSPVTVTVLVALLVCLIPTTIGALLSAIGIAGMDRMVQANVVAMSGKAVEAAGDVDVLLLDKTGTITLGNRQATAFVPAEGVSEQALADACQLASLADETPEGRSIVVLAKEKYGLRARDIHELGATFIPFTAQARMSGVDLQGREIRKGSAEAMESYVAARGGRFSPFVRAQVETIAKRGGTPLTVAESGKVLGVIALQDIVKGGIRERFGELRRMGIKTVMITGDNPQTAAAVAAEAGVDDFLAQATPEAKLRLIRDLQAEGRLVAMTGDGTNDAPALAQADVAVAMNTGTQAAKEAGNLVDLDSNPTKLIEIVEIGKQLLMTRGALTTFSIANDVAKYFAIIPAAFATTYPALNALNVMGLATPQSAVLSAVIFNALIIVALIPLALKGITYRSIGAGPLLRRHLGIYGLGGVVVPFVGIKFIDMILTMLHLV; encoded by the coding sequence ATGATGGCTACGTCCGATACACCGCGATCCCTGTTCGATGCACCGGTCGTGCGTCACGCGATGCTCGATGCCGTCTTCAAACTTTATCCTCGTCATCAGATCAAGAATCCCGTGATGTTCGTCGTCTGGGTCGGCTGTCTCGTCGCGACCGTCCTGTTTGTGCAGGCACTCGGGGGCGCCGGAGAAGCGCCGACTTGGTTCATTTTCTCGATCACAGTCTGGCTCTGGATTACCGTGTTCTTAGCGAATTTCGCCGAGGCCATGGCGGAAGGCAGGGGCAAAGCGCAAGCCGACTCCCTCCGACGTTCCCGCCTGGAATTGACAGCCAAAAAACTCGGAAGCATCGAATCCGGTCGCGAACACCATGCAGGATGGCGCCATAAATTCCAGCGGTGCGATACGTTCAGCGCGGTTCAGGCAAATCTTCTCAAGAAAGACGATGTGGTGCTCGTAGAGGCGGGAGATTATGTTCCGTTGGACGGTGACGTCATCGACGGTGTGGCGTCGGTAGATGAGAGCGCCATTACCGGCGAGAGCGCTCCCGTGATCAGAGAAAGCGGCGGTGACCGATGCGCGGTGACCGGAGGGACGAAGGTCCTGTCCGATTGGCTCATCGTTCAGGTCACGACCAATCCGGGTGAAAGCTTTCTCGACCGGATGATCGCCATGGTCGAGGGGGCTGCACGTCAGAAAACGCCCAATGAACTCGCCCTCAATATCCTTCTCGCGGCGCTGACGATCGTGTTTTTACTGGCGACGGTCACCCTCCTTCCCTTCTCTCTTTATAGCGTGACGGCAGCGGGACAAGGATCTCCGGTGACGGTCACGGTGCTCGTGGCGCTCTTGGTCTGTTTGATTCCCACGACCATCGGGGCACTCCTCTCGGCTATCGGGATTGCCGGGATGGATCGGATGGTGCAGGCCAACGTCGTCGCCATGTCCGGAAAAGCCGTGGAGGCGGCGGGCGATGTCGATGTGCTGCTGCTCGACAAGACCGGCACCATCACGTTGGGCAATCGTCAGGCGACCGCCTTCGTTCCGGCTGAAGGGGTGAGCGAGCAGGCATTGGCCGATGCGTGTCAATTGGCCTCTTTGGCGGACGAAACGCCGGAGGGCCGCAGCATCGTCGTGCTGGCCAAAGAGAAGTACGGACTGCGGGCGCGAGACATTCATGAGCTGGGCGCCACCTTTATTCCGTTTACCGCGCAGGCACGCATGAGCGGAGTGGATCTCCAGGGTCGCGAAATCCGTAAAGGATCGGCCGAGGCGATGGAATCCTACGTGGCGGCGCGTGGAGGACGATTCTCTCCATTCGTGCGCGCTCAAGTGGAAACCATCGCCAAGCGGGGCGGGACGCCCCTGACGGTAGCGGAGAGCGGCAAGGTCCTCGGAGTCATCGCACTTCAAGATATCGTCAAGGGCGGGATCAGGGAGCGGTTCGGCGAGCTGCGACGGATGGGCATCAAAACCGTCATGATCACCGGCGACAATCCTCAAACGGCTGCCGCGGTGGCGGCGGAGGCAGGGGTCGACGATTTCCTGGCGCAGGCCACACCCGAAGCCAAGTTGAGGCTCATCCGTGACCTTCAAGCTGAAGGGCGTCTCGTCGCCATGACGGGAGACGGCACCAACGATGCGCCGGCATTGGCGCAGGCCGACGTGGCTGTGGCGATGAACACCGGGACCCAAGCTGCGAAGGAAGCGGGCAACCTGGTTGATCTGGATTCCAACCCGACGAAACTCATCGAAATCGTCGAAATCGGCAAGCAGTTGCTCATGACCCGCGGAGCCTTGACGACGTTCAGTATCGCGAACGACGTGGCAAAGTACTTTGCGATTATTCCGGCCGCCTTTGCGACGACCTATCCAGCCCTCAACGCGCTCAACGTGATGGGATTGGCCACTCCCCAAAGCGCGGTGTTGTCGGCGGTCATCTTCAACGCCTTGATCATCGTCGCGTTGATTCCGTTGGCTTTGAAAGGCATCACCTATCGGTCGATCGGAGCCGGGCCGCTGCTCCGACGTCATTTGGGCATTTACGGATTGGGCGGCGTGGTCGTGCCCTTTGTCGGAATCAAGTTCATCGACATGATCTTAACCATGCTCCATCTCGTGTAA
- the kdpC gene encoding potassium-transporting ATPase subunit KdpC — protein MNDHIRPALTMLLILTVLTGLVYPLTVTGLAQLFYPHQADGSLIARDGRVIGSELIGQHFDKPEYFWSRPSATSPAPYNAAASSGSNLSPTNPVLIEAVKARIAALRASDPGNDAPIPVDLVTASGSGLDPHISPAAALYQVKRVARVRGIEEQSVKALVIRHREERQFGLLGERRVNLLRLNMALDQIR, from the coding sequence ATGAACGATCACATCAGGCCGGCGTTGACGATGTTGCTGATTCTGACGGTGCTGACCGGCTTGGTCTACCCTCTGACGGTGACCGGTCTGGCGCAACTGTTCTATCCGCACCAAGCCGATGGCAGCCTGATCGCTCGTGACGGTCGAGTCATCGGGTCTGAGTTGATCGGACAGCACTTCGACAAACCGGAATATTTTTGGAGCCGTCCATCGGCGACCTCGCCGGCTCCCTACAATGCCGCGGCGTCGAGCGGATCGAATCTGAGTCCGACCAATCCGGTCCTGATCGAAGCGGTGAAAGCGAGAATCGCCGCCCTCCGAGCCTCCGATCCCGGCAACGACGCGCCCATTCCAGTCGACTTGGTCACGGCGTCCGGAAGCGGGCTCGATCCCCACATCAGCCCGGCCGCAGCACTCTACCAAGTGAAGCGGGTCGCGCGTGTCCGAGGGATAGAAGAGCAGTCGGTGAAGGCCCTGGTGATCCGGCATCGGGAAGAGCGCCAGTTTGGATTGCTGGGAGAGCGGCGGGTCAACCTGTTGAGGTTGAATATGGCGCTTGATCAGATCCGTTGA